The Tenacibaculum jejuense genome includes a window with the following:
- the hisG gene encoding ATP phosphoribosyltransferase gives MSKLRLAVQKSGRLNEESLKLLKAIGISIDNGKDQLKASARNFPLEVFFLRNGDIPQYLRDGVVDIAIIGENLIVEKGESIEVVEKLGFSKCKVSIAVPKTSNISSLKELAGKRIATSYPKTVEKFLEKEGITANLHIINGSVEIAPNIGLADAICDIVSSGSTLFKNNLKEIEVLLKSEAVLVKSPKLSDENEAILKKIQFRLQSVLKGRANKYVLLNAPNDKLETITKILPGMRSPTILPLAQEGWSSVHSVINKNDFWDVIDELREAGAEGILVCPIENMVQ, from the coding sequence ATGAGTAAATTAAGATTAGCAGTTCAAAAATCAGGTAGATTAAACGAAGAATCCCTTAAACTTTTAAAAGCAATTGGTATTTCTATTGATAATGGAAAAGATCAATTAAAAGCTTCAGCTAGAAATTTCCCTTTAGAGGTTTTCTTTTTACGTAATGGAGATATTCCACAGTACTTAAGAGATGGCGTTGTAGACATTGCTATTATTGGAGAAAATTTAATCGTTGAAAAAGGAGAAAGTATCGAAGTAGTTGAAAAACTAGGTTTTTCTAAATGTAAAGTTTCTATCGCTGTTCCAAAAACATCAAACATTTCAAGTTTAAAAGAATTAGCAGGAAAACGTATTGCTACTTCATATCCAAAAACTGTAGAGAAGTTCCTAGAAAAAGAAGGAATTACAGCTAATTTACACATTATTAATGGATCTGTTGAAATTGCACCAAATATTGGTTTAGCCGATGCAATTTGTGATATTGTATCGAGTGGAAGTACATTATTTAAAAACAATTTAAAAGAGATTGAAGTTTTATTAAAATCTGAAGCTGTTTTAGTAAAGTCACCAAAACTTTCTGACGAAAATGAAGCAATTTTAAAGAAAATACAGTTCAGACTACAATCTGTTTTAAAAGGTAGAGCGAATAAGTATGTGTTATTAAATGCACCGAATGACAAATTAGAGACAATTACTAAGATTTTACCAGGAATGCGCAGTCCTACTATTTTACCATTAGCACAAGAAGGATGGAGTTCTGTACACTCAGTAATTAATAAGAATGATTTCTGGGATGTAATTGATGAGTTACGTGAAGCAGGAGCTGAAGGAATTCTAGTTTGTCCGATCGAAAATATGGTACAATAA
- the hisC gene encoding histidinol-phosphate transaminase, translated as MKTINLENIVRENILNLTPYSSARDEFKGAADVFLDANENPYGTLNRYPDPHQREIKQKLAKIKNVEPSQVFIGNGSDEIIDLAYRIFCKPGVDKALTFSPTYGMYDVSAGINNVELIKQPLINDYQINLNQLQPYLDDPKVKIIFVCSPNNPTGNSFNIEDVEYILDNFDGIVIIDEAYIDFSDQASFVSKINDYENLIVSQTFSKAWGLAGVRVGAAYMNEKLMDLYKRVKPPYNVSVLNQEAVLESLNAYELVQANIKAILQERDNLREKLAALKIVNKIYPTDANFLLVNVDNADKTYDYLIQEKVIIRNRNKVVNNCIRITVGTPEENERLIESLKLI; from the coding sequence ATGAAAACAATTAATTTAGAAAATATAGTTAGAGAAAACATTTTAAATCTAACACCATATTCATCAGCAAGAGACGAATTTAAAGGGGCTGCAGATGTATTTTTAGATGCGAATGAAAATCCTTACGGAACATTAAATCGTTATCCAGATCCACACCAAAGAGAAATCAAGCAAAAGTTAGCGAAAATCAAAAACGTTGAACCGAGTCAAGTTTTCATAGGAAACGGAAGCGATGAAATTATTGATTTAGCTTACAGAATCTTTTGTAAACCTGGAGTTGATAAAGCATTAACATTCTCACCAACTTACGGAATGTACGATGTTTCTGCAGGAATTAATAATGTAGAATTAATTAAACAACCGTTGATTAATGATTATCAGATCAATTTAAATCAATTACAACCGTATTTAGATGATCCGAAAGTAAAAATCATTTTTGTGTGTTCACCGAACAATCCTACAGGAAATTCTTTCAATATAGAAGATGTAGAATACATTCTTGATAATTTTGATGGCATTGTTATTATAGATGAAGCATATATCGATTTTAGTGATCAAGCATCATTTGTTAGTAAAATTAACGATTATGAAAACTTAATTGTTAGTCAGACATTTAGCAAAGCTTGGGGATTAGCAGGAGTTCGTGTTGGAGCGGCTTATATGAATGAAAAACTAATGGATTTATACAAGCGTGTAAAACCACCATATAACGTAAGTGTTTTAAATCAAGAAGCTGTTTTAGAATCGTTAAACGCTTATGAGTTAGTTCAAGCAAATATCAAAGCAATTTTACAAGAACGAGATAATTTAAGAGAGAAATTAGCGGCATTAAAGATTGTAAATAAAATTTACCCTACAGATGCTAACTTTTTATTGGTAAACGTAGATAATGCGGATAAAACGTATGATTATTTAATACAAGAAAAGGTAATCATTAGAAACCGTAACAAAGTAGTTAATAACTGTATTAGAATCACGGTAGGAACACCTGAGGAAAACGAGAGATTAATTGAAAGCCTTAAATTAATATAG
- the hisD gene encoding histidinol dehydrogenase encodes MKQYDNPDQKEWLDLCKRAQFDKSTLDEAVTNILEDVKENKDAALFKYAERFDGVKLTSLTVTQEEIEAAANEVSEDLKQAIVLAKNNIEKFHESQKEAPQKIETTKGVECWRKSVGIEKVGLYIPGGTAPLFSTILMLAIPAKVAGCKEIVLCTPPNKQGKVNPAILYTANLVGVTQIFKVGGAQAVGAMTYGTETIPQVYKIFGPGNQYVTKAKELAQQSGVAIDMPAGPSEVLVIADETCNPSFVAADLLSQAEHGVDSQVILLSDSETVISEVNKEVEKQLAALPRNEIAQKALENSRSLYFSDMNTCIEFSNEYAPEHLIIASEKADDFIDKITNAGSVFLGNYSCESAGDYASGTNHTLPTYGYAKNYSGVSLDSFVKKITFQKLSKEGINNIGNAIELMAEAEGLQAHKNAVTLRLKAINN; translated from the coding sequence ATGAAACAATACGACAATCCAGATCAGAAAGAATGGTTAGACTTGTGTAAAAGAGCACAGTTTGATAAATCTACATTAGACGAAGCCGTTACTAATATTCTGGAAGATGTAAAAGAAAATAAAGACGCAGCTTTATTCAAATATGCCGAACGTTTTGATGGTGTAAAATTAACTTCTTTAACTGTAACTCAAGAAGAAATTGAAGCTGCAGCAAATGAAGTATCTGAAGATTTAAAACAAGCAATTGTTTTAGCGAAAAATAATATTGAAAAGTTTCACGAATCTCAAAAAGAAGCTCCACAAAAAATAGAAACTACGAAAGGCGTAGAATGTTGGAGAAAATCTGTAGGAATTGAAAAAGTTGGTTTATATATTCCTGGTGGAACAGCACCGTTATTCTCAACAATTTTAATGTTAGCAATTCCAGCTAAGGTTGCAGGTTGTAAAGAGATTGTGTTATGTACACCACCAAACAAACAAGGAAAGGTAAATCCAGCCATTTTATACACAGCAAATCTAGTTGGTGTAACTCAAATTTTTAAAGTTGGAGGAGCGCAAGCAGTTGGAGCAATGACTTACGGGACAGAAACTATTCCGCAAGTATATAAAATTTTCGGACCAGGAAATCAATATGTTACTAAGGCGAAAGAATTAGCACAACAATCTGGAGTGGCTATTGATATGCCAGCCGGGCCAAGTGAAGTGTTAGTAATAGCAGACGAAACTTGTAACCCTAGTTTTGTTGCAGCAGATTTATTATCGCAAGCAGAACACGGTGTAGATAGTCAAGTGATTTTATTATCAGATAGTGAGACTGTAATTTCAGAGGTGAACAAAGAAGTAGAAAAGCAATTAGCAGCATTGCCAAGAAATGAAATTGCTCAAAAAGCTTTAGAAAATAGTAGATCATTGTATTTTTCTGATATGAATACTTGTATCGAGTTTAGTAATGAATATGCACCAGAGCACTTAATTATTGCTTCTGAAAAAGCTGATGATTTCATTGATAAAATAACTAACGCTGGTTCTGTTTTCTTAGGGAACTATAGTTGTGAAAGTGCTGGAGATTATGCTTCAGGAACAAATCACACGTTACCAACTTATGGTTATGCAAAGAATTATAGTGGAGTTTCGTTAGACAGTTTTGTAAAGAAAATTACATTTCAAAAGTTATCTAAAGAAGGAATAAATAACATTGGTAATGCGATTGAATTAATGGCGGAAGCAGAAGGTTTACAAGCGCATAAAAATGCAGTAACGTTACGATTAAAAGCTATTAATAATTAA
- a CDS encoding ABC-F family ATP-binding cassette domain-containing protein, with protein sequence MISVDQLTVEFNGSALFSDVSFVINENDKIALMGKNGAGKSTMMKIIAGLTSPTKGGVRCSKDTVIAYLPQHLLIEDNCTVKEEASKAFKSVFDMKAEMDDLNKQLETRTDYESEAYMKIIERVSDLGEKYYALEEINYEAEVEKALKGLGFKPEDFDRATSEFSGGWRMRIELAKILLQKPDLILLDEPTNHVDIESVIWLENFLLNKAKAVVVISHDKAFIDTITNRTIEVTMGTIHDYKANYSHYLELRKERRAHQLKAYEEQQKFIAETKAFIERFKGTYSKTNQVASRERMLEKLVPVEIDEVDTSALKLRFPPSPRSGDYPVKVNELTKAYGDHVVFKEASFAIARGEKVSFVGRNGEGKSTMIKAIMGEIDFEGEGGLGHNAKVGYFAQNQASLLDPELTIFQTVDEVAEGDIRTQIKNILGRFMFSGDDLEKKVKVLSGGERTRLAMVKLLLEPVNLLILDEPTNHLDLKSKDVIKEALLDYDGTLILVSHDRDFLQGLSQKVFEFKDQRVIEHFETIDAFLERNNIKALKEIDL encoded by the coding sequence ATGATATCAGTAGATCAATTAACGGTTGAGTTTAACGGAAGTGCCTTATTTAGCGATGTTTCTTTTGTGATAAATGAAAATGATAAAATCGCTTTAATGGGAAAAAATGGAGCAGGAAAATCTACAATGATGAAGATTATCGCAGGATTAACTTCTCCTACAAAAGGTGGAGTTCGTTGTTCTAAAGATACAGTGATTGCTTACCTTCCTCAGCATTTATTGATTGAAGATAATTGTACTGTAAAAGAAGAAGCTTCAAAAGCATTTAAATCGGTTTTTGATATGAAAGCTGAAATGGATGATTTAAACAAGCAATTAGAAACGCGTACCGATTACGAATCTGAAGCGTATATGAAAATCATAGAACGTGTTTCTGATTTAGGTGAGAAATACTATGCTTTAGAAGAGATTAATTATGAAGCTGAAGTTGAAAAAGCTTTAAAAGGTTTAGGTTTTAAACCTGAAGATTTCGACAGAGCAACTTCTGAATTTAGTGGTGGTTGGCGTATGCGTATTGAATTGGCTAAAATCTTATTACAAAAACCTGATTTGATTCTGTTAGATGAGCCTACAAACCACGTTGATATTGAGTCTGTAATTTGGTTAGAAAACTTCTTATTAAACAAAGCAAAAGCTGTTGTTGTTATTTCTCACGACAAAGCGTTTATTGATACTATTACCAATCGTACCATAGAAGTTACGATGGGAACGATTCACGATTATAAAGCAAATTACTCACATTATTTAGAATTACGAAAAGAACGTAGAGCACATCAATTAAAGGCGTACGAAGAACAACAAAAGTTTATTGCAGAAACCAAAGCGTTTATTGAACGATTTAAAGGAACCTATTCTAAAACCAATCAAGTGGCTTCTCGTGAGCGAATGTTAGAAAAATTAGTTCCTGTAGAGATTGATGAAGTAGATACTTCTGCATTAAAATTACGCTTTCCTCCTTCTCCAAGATCTGGTGATTATCCAGTTAAAGTAAATGAATTGACAAAAGCTTACGGAGATCATGTCGTTTTTAAAGAAGCTAGTTTTGCTATTGCTCGTGGTGAAAAAGTATCGTTTGTGGGTAGAAATGGTGAAGGAAAATCAACCATGATTAAAGCTATTATGGGCGAGATTGATTTTGAAGGTGAAGGTGGATTAGGTCATAATGCCAAAGTTGGATATTTTGCTCAGAATCAAGCTTCGTTATTAGATCCTGAATTGACGATTTTCCAAACGGTTGATGAAGTTGCTGAAGGTGATATTCGTACACAGATTAAAAATATCTTAGGTCGTTTTATGTTTAGCGGAGACGATTTAGAAAAGAAAGTAAAAGTACTTTCTGGAGGTGAAAGAACGCGTTTGGCGATGGTGAAATTATTACTAGAACCAGTGAACTTATTAATTTTAGATGAGCCTACAAATCACTTAGATTTAAAATCGAAAGATGTGATTAAAGAAGCTTTATTAGATTACGACGGGACTTTAATTTTAGTTTCTCACGACCGTGATTTCTTACAAGGTTTATCTCAAAAAGTTTTTGAGTTTAAAGAT